The following proteins are co-located in the Chryseobacterium daecheongense genome:
- a CDS encoding M20/M25/M40 family metallo-hydrolase, with translation MKKLLLSLIYLSVSVVSAQKLKKPVISNSKKEFFSHQSIQLETDKIFNKLVEIRRDFHRNPELAGHEIRTQKMLKQYLIALGLEVETDIYGYGVVGILRGEREGKKIAWRSDMDALSNDFPDPQPFKSETKGIQHSCGHDVHMAIGLGIAEILAKNKKHLKGTVYFVFQPEEETFMGAKGIMNTNLFSKIAPDEIYGLHVTALPVGEIIVKPNEVFAYQKRIRIELKKELSKEEIKSLTGKIHTSLSRMNAGSKPWEIQHIIDPDIGLINPNTIFKDYRILDDKLSVYSRNDHFFLEAYLYETNASRVPEIIPEVKRLVEDAYKSQLISVSFIQENPTVINDEKLTGTAIKTIRDIFGINAISPDYGQVPFFNDDFAYFQQKIPGVYFLLGGSNFEKEMIAMNHSPNFQVDEESIRTGVKYFSSLIIEQLYKN, from the coding sequence ATGAAAAAACTTCTGTTAAGCTTAATTTACCTTAGTGTATCTGTTGTTTCTGCACAAAAACTGAAAAAGCCAGTAATATCCAACTCTAAAAAAGAGTTTTTTTCCCATCAATCTATTCAGCTCGAAACCGATAAAATTTTTAATAAACTTGTTGAGATCAGAAGAGATTTTCATAGAAATCCGGAATTGGCAGGTCATGAAATTCGGACTCAGAAGATGCTAAAACAGTATTTGATTGCCTTAGGACTTGAGGTAGAAACGGATATATATGGGTATGGAGTAGTAGGAATCTTAAGGGGTGAACGTGAAGGAAAGAAAATAGCCTGGAGATCAGATATGGATGCACTTTCAAATGATTTTCCGGATCCGCAGCCTTTCAAATCAGAAACAAAAGGTATTCAACATAGCTGTGGTCATGATGTTCATATGGCGATCGGACTGGGAATCGCTGAAATTCTTGCTAAAAATAAAAAACATTTAAAAGGAACCGTTTACTTTGTATTCCAACCGGAAGAAGAAACCTTTATGGGAGCTAAAGGAATAATGAATACTAATTTATTTTCCAAAATAGCTCCTGATGAAATATATGGTCTGCACGTAACCGCTCTCCCGGTAGGAGAAATAATAGTGAAGCCGAATGAAGTATTTGCTTATCAGAAAAGAATACGAATTGAATTAAAAAAAGAATTATCAAAAGAGGAGATAAAAAGTTTAACCGGGAAAATTCATACCTCTTTGTCCCGCATGAACGCAGGAAGTAAGCCATGGGAAATTCAGCATATAATAGATCCGGATATAGGATTGATAAACCCTAATACTATTTTTAAAGATTATCGCATCCTGGACGATAAGTTGAGTGTCTATTCTAGAAATGATCACTTCTTTCTCGAAGCTTATCTGTATGAGACCAATGCATCACGTGTTCCGGAAATAATTCCTGAAGTTAAAAGATTGGTGGAGGATGCTTATAAAAGTCAGCTTATTTCAGTTTCATTTATACAAGAAAACCCTACAGTCATCAATGATGAAAAACTGACCGGCACTGCAATAAAAACCATTCGTGATATTTTCGGGATCAATGCAATTTCTCCTGATTATGGACAGGTTCCGTTTTTTAATGATGACTTTGCTTATTTTCAACAAAAAATACCAGGTGTATATTTTCTCCTTGGAGGTTCCAACTTTGAAAAAGAAATGATTGCTATGAATCATTCTCCAAATTTTCAAGTGGATGAAGAAAGCATAAGAACAGGGGTGAAGTATTTTTCATCGCTGATTATTGAACAACTTTATAAAAACTAA